In the Lentimicrobiaceae bacterium genome, one interval contains:
- a CDS encoding DUF2023 family protein, whose translation MKVFNHLLYEYEKGIRDLVLHTFRPSILDYIIGKLENRNIKYLISKVNDKKYNIFFGSDACVEIVRHIGNKPLYQYTNEEDFILGIMLGYNRHDQCVRYLRTANSIKQLHT comes from the coding sequence ATGAAAGTCTTCAATCATTTACTATACGAATACGAAAAAGGCATTAGAGACCTTGTACTGCATACGTTCAGACCTTCAATTTTGGATTATATTATCGGTAAATTAGAAAATAGAAATATAAAATACCTTATAAGTAAAGTCAACGATAAGAAGTACAACATCTTTTTTGGGTCTGATGCTTGTGTGGAGATAGTAAGACATATTGGCAACAAACCATTGTACCAATACACTAATGAAGAAGATTTTATTTTAGGAATTATGCTTGGCTATAACCGTCACGACCAATGTGTTAGATATCTTAGAACAGCAAATTCAATAAAACAACTACATACATAA
- a CDS encoding porin family protein — protein sequence MKKLILTTSFLVALFLSSNLFAQLHVGVKGSFNMVNMNEKIDNNKIETNKIKPTFNAGVFAEFAIADEFYLRPELLYSAKGTTSKVKGLLGEEVVTKTSLNYIEIPVYFLYKGGLGSGDLLLGAGPYFAFGLGGKQGNMDVKFKNDVKVGDPVAIYYKPLDIGANIMVGYEFSSKLSAALVAQLGLTDITTKVQGIKPNESTKNIGFGLSLGYRIF from the coding sequence ATGAAAAAACTAATTTTAACAACATCATTTTTAGTTGCACTTTTTTTAAGCAGTAACCTATTTGCTCAACTTCACGTTGGTGTTAAGGGTTCATTCAACATGGTAAACATGAATGAAAAAATTGATAACAATAAAATAGAAACTAATAAAATAAAACCTACTTTTAATGCCGGTGTATTTGCTGAATTTGCAATTGCCGACGAATTTTATCTACGTCCCGAATTATTGTATTCTGCAAAAGGTACTACCAGCAAAGTGAAAGGTTTATTAGGTGAAGAAGTTGTTACTAAAACTTCTTTAAACTATATTGAAATACCTGTGTACTTTTTATATAAAGGAGGTTTAGGCTCAGGAGATCTTTTACTTGGAGCTGGTCCTTACTTTGCTTTTGGATTAGGAGGCAAACAAGGCAACATGGATGTTAAATTTAAAAACGATGTAAAGGTAGGCGATCCTGTTGCTATTTATTATAAACCTTTAGATATTGGTGCTAACATTATGGTAGGTTACGAATTTTCTTCCAAACTATCGGCTGCTTTAGTTGCACAATTAGGTTTAACAGATATTACTACCAAAGTACAAGGAATTAAACCTAATGAAAGCACAAAAAATATAGGCTTTGGACTATCATTAGGATACAGAATATTCTAA